A genomic segment from Polyangium mundeleinium encodes:
- a CDS encoding iron-containing alcohol dehydrogenase, whose product MGQLSIWSFPTRIVFGAGAAKQTGAEAKRLGSKHALVVTDKGVVGAGLLAPIEASLREAGIPWTVFDGVLGNPVEANVHDGVRAFRTSGADLVIAVGGGSPLDVGKLVRLGIHHHRPLAEYDDAIGGDQHITANVPPMLALPTTAGTGSEVGRSGVVTLDVNHRKTVIFSPHLLANAALLDPELTRSMPAFLTAATGIDALTHCLEAYVAKGDHPMADGIALEGIRHVGRYLERAVKHGVDLEARGGMMKAAMMGAVAFQKGLGACHSLAHPLSSEHGTHHGLANALCLPAVCAFNAEVARTRLAEVSVLLGGEASPAGCVEAVRRLRERIGLPATLSQAGVPRENLDRLADLAFQDACHTSNPRPCTRDDLRALYEASF is encoded by the coding sequence GTCGTGACGGACAAGGGGGTCGTCGGCGCAGGGCTGCTCGCGCCAATCGAGGCGTCACTGCGCGAGGCGGGGATCCCGTGGACGGTCTTCGACGGCGTGCTCGGCAATCCTGTCGAGGCGAACGTGCACGACGGCGTGCGCGCGTTCCGGACGTCGGGCGCGGACCTCGTGATCGCGGTCGGCGGCGGCTCGCCGCTCGACGTGGGCAAGCTCGTGCGCCTCGGCATCCACCACCACCGGCCGCTCGCCGAGTACGACGACGCGATCGGCGGCGACCAGCACATCACGGCAAACGTGCCGCCGATGCTCGCGCTGCCCACGACGGCAGGGACGGGCAGCGAGGTCGGGCGCTCGGGCGTGGTGACGCTCGACGTCAACCACCGGAAGACCGTCATCTTTTCGCCGCACCTGCTCGCGAACGCCGCGCTCCTCGATCCCGAGCTGACGCGCTCGATGCCAGCGTTCCTCACGGCCGCGACGGGCATCGATGCGCTCACGCACTGCCTGGAGGCGTACGTGGCGAAGGGGGATCACCCGATGGCGGACGGCATCGCGCTCGAAGGGATCCGGCACGTCGGGCGGTACCTCGAGCGGGCCGTGAAGCACGGCGTCGACCTCGAGGCGCGCGGCGGGATGATGAAGGCCGCGATGATGGGCGCGGTCGCGTTCCAGAAGGGGCTCGGCGCGTGCCACTCGCTCGCGCATCCGCTGTCGAGTGAACACGGGACGCACCACGGGCTCGCCAACGCGCTGTGCCTGCCGGCGGTCTGCGCGTTCAACGCGGAGGTCGCGAGGACGCGCCTCGCGGAGGTCTCGGTCCTGCTCGGCGGCGAGGCGAGCCCGGCCGGCTGCGTCGAGGCCGTGCGCCGGCTGCGCGAGCGGATCGGCTTGCCGGCGACCCTCTCGCAGGCGGGCGTGCCACGCGAGAACCTCGATCGCCTCGCCGATCTCGCCTTCCAGGACGCCTGCCACACGTCGAACCCGCGGCCCTGCACCCGGGACGACCTCCGCGCGCTCTACGAAGCGTCTTTCTGA
- a CDS encoding sterol desaturase family protein, with protein sequence MVAMAPDRVGGSSKPATCRMFETPLIERFSRIHPATPFLFWLPVYGYLAFRAYENGTGLVIGLSLGFLGLFVWTLAEYVLHRWVFHYVGPRLWQRRVHFVLHGVHHDFPQDADRLVFPLGASIPFGVVFYLLFRAIVGPVLVDPLFVGFGLGYLVYDGTHYAIHHFRMSSRWGKWIKRHHMIHHHTGAHARWGVSSPLWDYVFGTMKSP encoded by the coding sequence ATGGTAGCCATGGCCCCGGATCGCGTCGGCGGATCGTCCAAACCGGCCACCTGCCGGATGTTCGAGACCCCGCTCATCGAGCGGTTTTCCCGCATCCACCCGGCGACGCCGTTCCTGTTCTGGCTCCCGGTCTACGGCTACCTCGCGTTCCGTGCCTACGAGAACGGAACCGGGCTCGTCATCGGTTTGTCGCTCGGCTTCCTCGGCCTGTTCGTGTGGACGCTCGCCGAGTACGTGCTGCACCGCTGGGTCTTCCACTATGTGGGGCCACGGCTCTGGCAACGGCGCGTGCATTTCGTCCTGCACGGGGTCCACCACGACTTCCCGCAGGACGCGGATCGGCTCGTGTTCCCACTCGGGGCGAGCATCCCGTTCGGCGTGGTGTTTTACCTGCTCTTCCGCGCGATCGTGGGGCCCGTGCTCGTGGATCCGCTCTTCGTGGGCTTCGGGCTCGGCTACCTCGTGTACGACGGCACCCACTACGCGATCCACCACTTCCGGATGAGCTCGCGCTGGGGCAAGTGGATCAAGCGGCACCACATGATCCACCACCACACCGGCGCCCACGCGCGCTGGGGCGTCTCGTCGCCGCTCTGGGACTACGTGTTCGGGACGATGAAGTCCCCCTGA
- a CDS encoding oligosaccharide flippase family protein: MIAKQAIMAVLSVVYVGYLARRLGVAAWGELQASLAIASMAAVVAGLGVRGYLAREIAVTPELGPRHLGAALVVRGAMGTTTLLCATLFTLATRAGEGATLVVIAAASQLATVLYTTMWLSFEAHERFQYILYVELGARLFVIGLSVALVASGFGVLAAAGALALGNAIELALTYHFLRTRLYQPRLEVGLGELVAIAKKSIPLGLIGALLGVIRQADRVILRWLDGESAVGVFSAAWVLIEQLELISDLVLGAAFAAGMRLYAHDQPGFVKLFRTALVVATALGLPLATGVSLVAPDVVALVYEGRDFAGTSDVLRVLAWHVPATFAFQVAALPLLASKRERQLGAVLGPALVANVALDMWLVPQHGALGAAFAALVTSVGTLVATGILVLRYVREAPIGRLGGATLATVVMTFVALVALKTLGLWAAVIAGAITHAGLLLALRVVTLAEVRALARRKPEKNRQAAAT; encoded by the coding sequence ATGATCGCAAAGCAGGCCATCATGGCCGTCCTGAGCGTCGTCTACGTGGGCTACCTGGCGCGACGGCTGGGCGTGGCCGCGTGGGGGGAGCTGCAGGCGTCGCTGGCGATCGCTTCGATGGCCGCCGTGGTCGCCGGCCTCGGCGTGCGCGGGTATCTCGCGCGCGAGATCGCGGTGACGCCGGAGCTCGGGCCGAGGCACCTCGGCGCAGCGCTCGTCGTGCGCGGCGCGATGGGCACGACGACGCTGCTCTGCGCGACGTTGTTCACGTTGGCGACACGAGCGGGGGAGGGCGCGACGCTCGTGGTGATCGCGGCCGCGTCGCAGCTCGCCACGGTCCTCTACACGACGATGTGGCTGAGCTTCGAAGCGCACGAGCGCTTCCAGTACATCCTGTACGTCGAGCTCGGCGCGCGGCTCTTCGTGATCGGGTTGTCGGTGGCGCTCGTCGCGTCGGGCTTCGGCGTGCTCGCGGCGGCAGGCGCGCTCGCGCTCGGCAACGCGATCGAGCTCGCGCTGACGTACCACTTCCTGCGCACGCGGCTCTATCAGCCGAGGCTCGAAGTGGGCCTCGGCGAGCTCGTGGCGATCGCAAAGAAGAGCATCCCGCTCGGGCTCATCGGCGCGCTGCTCGGCGTGATCCGGCAGGCCGATCGCGTGATCCTGCGCTGGCTCGACGGCGAGTCGGCCGTCGGCGTGTTCAGCGCGGCGTGGGTGCTCATCGAGCAGCTCGAGCTGATCTCCGATCTCGTGCTCGGCGCCGCATTCGCAGCCGGGATGCGGCTCTACGCGCATGATCAGCCAGGCTTCGTGAAACTCTTCCGGACGGCGCTCGTGGTGGCGACAGCGCTCGGGCTCCCGCTCGCCACGGGCGTGAGCCTCGTCGCGCCGGACGTGGTCGCGCTCGTGTACGAGGGGCGCGACTTCGCAGGTACGTCGGACGTGCTCCGGGTGCTCGCGTGGCACGTGCCGGCGACGTTCGCGTTCCAGGTCGCGGCGCTGCCGCTGCTCGCTTCGAAGCGCGAGCGGCAGCTCGGCGCGGTGCTCGGGCCGGCGCTCGTGGCGAACGTCGCGCTCGACATGTGGCTCGTGCCGCAGCACGGCGCGCTCGGAGCGGCCTTCGCGGCGCTCGTGACCTCCGTGGGCACGCTCGTCGCGACGGGGATCCTCGTGCTGCGATACGTGCGCGAAGCGCCGATCGGGCGGCTCGGCGGGGCCACGCTCGCGACGGTGGTCATGACGTTCGTCGCGCTCGTCGCGCTGAAGACGCTGGGGCTCTGGGCCGCGGTGATCGCGGGCGCGATCACGCACGCAGGGCTGCTCCTCGCGCTCCGCGTGGTGACACTCGCCGAGGTCCGCGCGCTCGCGCGGCGCAAGCCGGAGAAGAACCGGCAAGCCGCAGCGACATGA
- a CDS encoding serine/threonine protein kinase, with amino-acid sequence MDRRSRPTTSASARWPFPASKAGSRGSLPERLPMGAGGYELAEQLGSGGMAEVFLARRRGLYAIEHTVVVKRLRDEFRAAPAVVKMFAWEAWISARLRHPNIARFYDFVSHRGRDHLVLEHVRGPDLATLGRALQATGRSFPFGAVIEVGAAAARALAHAHALQDDDGVPIGLVHRDVSPQNILVSVDGEIKLIDFGVAKTTSAHVPRDTAPGLVKGKMGYIAPEHLRGQPLDARGDVYALGVVLFEMLTGRPLFRRGADVEMIRQALDAEIPPLATLRWDCPPALEAVVQRALAQDPRDRFESATAMEQALRAAGSALSIEGGPVALAELAELAREVYAGEQAGGPDTWREPMSPQLMTSPARSAAPIEEPPAEDTRPEGVRRPRILARDPGAIVSATSARCDATRPEVPIQVDEAATSIAAPPLLRHRAFSPRVVPLVVAFVMGLLVAAAARGSTLPEGVGPARDAAPGSRATERTSQIDLDGNTSSTNE; translated from the coding sequence ATGGACAGGCGATCGCGCCCGACGACGTCGGCCTCGGCGAGGTGGCCCTTCCCCGCGTCGAAGGCGGGTTCACGCGGGAGCTTGCCGGAGCGGCTGCCGATGGGCGCCGGGGGCTACGAGCTCGCCGAGCAGCTCGGCAGCGGCGGGATGGCGGAGGTCTTCCTCGCGCGGCGGCGCGGGCTCTACGCCATCGAGCACACGGTGGTGGTGAAGCGGCTGCGCGACGAGTTCCGCGCGGCGCCGGCGGTGGTGAAGATGTTCGCGTGGGAGGCGTGGATCTCGGCGCGCCTGCGTCATCCGAACATCGCGCGGTTCTACGATTTCGTGTCGCACCGAGGACGTGATCACCTGGTGCTCGAGCACGTGCGTGGCCCGGATCTCGCGACGCTCGGGCGCGCGCTGCAGGCGACCGGTCGATCGTTCCCGTTCGGCGCGGTGATCGAGGTCGGCGCCGCGGCCGCGCGCGCGCTCGCGCATGCCCACGCGCTCCAGGATGATGATGGCGTGCCGATCGGCCTCGTCCATCGCGACGTGAGCCCGCAGAACATCCTCGTGTCCGTCGACGGCGAGATCAAGCTGATCGATTTCGGCGTGGCGAAGACGACGAGCGCGCACGTGCCGCGCGACACGGCGCCCGGTCTGGTGAAGGGGAAAATGGGGTACATCGCGCCGGAACATCTGCGCGGGCAGCCGCTCGACGCGCGCGGCGACGTGTACGCGCTCGGCGTGGTGCTCTTCGAGATGCTGACGGGGCGCCCGCTCTTCCGGCGCGGTGCGGACGTGGAGATGATCCGGCAAGCGCTCGACGCAGAGATCCCGCCGCTTGCGACGCTGCGATGGGACTGCCCGCCCGCGCTCGAAGCGGTCGTGCAGCGCGCGCTGGCGCAGGATCCGCGCGATCGGTTCGAGAGCGCGACGGCGATGGAGCAGGCGCTCCGCGCAGCGGGATCCGCGCTCTCGATCGAGGGCGGTCCGGTCGCGCTGGCGGAGCTCGCCGAGCTCGCGCGCGAGGTCTACGCAGGGGAGCAGGCGGGCGGGCCGGACACGTGGCGGGAGCCGATGTCGCCGCAGTTGATGACGTCGCCCGCGAGGTCGGCGGCGCCGATCGAGGAGCCCCCCGCGGAGGACACGCGTCCCGAAGGTGTTCGGCGTCCACGGATCCTGGCGCGTGATCCCGGTGCAATCGTCTCCGCGACGAGCGCGCGGTGCGACGCGACGCGGCCCGAGGTGCCTATACAGGTCGACGAGGCGGCGACGAGCATCGCGGCCCCGCCGCTGCTCCGGCACCGCGCCTTCTCGCCGCGCGTCGTGCCGCTCGTGGTGGCGTTCGTGATGGGACTGCTCGTCGCGGCGGCCGCGCGCGGCAGCACGCTGCCCGAGGGGGTGGGTCCGGCGCGCGACGCGGCCCCGGGATCGAGGGCGACAGAGCGGACGTCGCAGATCGATCTCGACGGGAACACTTCGAGTACAAACGAATGA
- a CDS encoding GlsB/YeaQ/YmgE family stress response membrane protein yields MSILLWILFGLVVGVIAKLLTPGREPGGFIITALLGIGGALLGGFLGRVLGIYPTYQSTGGFIMSIIGAIVILAIYNIATKRRTA; encoded by the coding sequence ATGTCGATTCTGCTCTGGATTCTGTTCGGTCTCGTCGTGGGCGTGATCGCGAAGCTTCTGACGCCGGGTCGCGAGCCCGGAGGGTTCATCATCACGGCGCTGCTCGGCATCGGCGGCGCGCTCCTGGGCGGCTTCCTCGGACGCGTGCTCGGGATCTACCCGACGTACCAGTCGACCGGCGGCTTCATCATGTCGATCATCGGCGCGATCGTGATCCTCGCAATCTACAACATCGCCACGAAACGTCGCACCGCCTAG
- a CDS encoding alpha,alpha-trehalose-phosphate synthase (UDP-forming) — MKTRSPRLVIVSARAPFVSTPNGIVRAPGGLISALLPLMRRSRGTWIAAGADRDACEASELPFRVRALSLPSETRSAWYAGASNGALWPLSHGFVEVCRFRAEQARAYFEVCRAAAEAVAEHAPPGAVVWIHDYQLALVPALLRARRPDLTIGFFWHIPWPAADNLRVLPWASELVDGLLGADLVGLHVPRYVRAFRDALDELGVAYVIEDGGIVVPRGARHARVEAWPIGIDVEGWASLGRDESVAAEAARITSDLGGGRVLLSVDRMDYAKGIVERLEAFERLLEQSAEVRQHVTLVQIGVPSRETVAAYRDLRQRIEATVGRIQGRFGGPRRKPVHLFARTLDSTELAAYYLAADAAIVTPKRDGMNLVAFEYVATRPRPNGRLLLSTTAGAADVLPEAHLVNPYDEEGLVSALGHVALAPETSSDITRMAALQARVSRLSVETWASGFLARLEQVTEERVPARARETRFAASVRVTRAR, encoded by the coding sequence ATGAAAACCCGCTCCCCCCGCCTGGTCATCGTGAGCGCGCGGGCGCCGTTCGTGAGTACGCCGAACGGCATCGTCCGCGCGCCAGGCGGCTTGATCTCCGCGCTTCTGCCGCTCATGCGCAGGTCACGCGGCACCTGGATCGCGGCGGGCGCCGACCGGGACGCTTGCGAGGCGAGCGAGCTGCCCTTCCGCGTGCGTGCCCTCTCCCTCCCTTCGGAGACCCGCTCGGCCTGGTATGCAGGCGCCTCGAACGGCGCGCTCTGGCCGCTCTCGCATGGCTTCGTCGAGGTGTGTCGTTTCCGCGCCGAGCAGGCACGCGCTTACTTCGAGGTGTGCCGTGCGGCCGCGGAGGCCGTCGCCGAGCACGCGCCTCCGGGCGCCGTCGTGTGGATCCACGACTACCAGCTCGCGCTCGTCCCTGCCCTGCTCCGGGCGCGGAGGCCCGACCTCACGATCGGCTTCTTCTGGCACATCCCCTGGCCCGCCGCCGACAACCTGCGTGTGCTCCCCTGGGCCTCCGAGCTCGTCGACGGCCTGCTCGGCGCGGATCTCGTGGGCCTGCACGTGCCGCGGTACGTGCGCGCCTTCCGCGACGCGCTCGACGAGCTCGGCGTCGCGTACGTGATCGAAGACGGAGGCATCGTCGTCCCGCGAGGCGCGCGCCACGCGCGGGTCGAAGCGTGGCCGATCGGCATCGACGTCGAGGGCTGGGCCTCGCTCGGGCGCGACGAGAGCGTGGCCGCGGAGGCCGCGCGCATCACCTCGGATCTCGGCGGCGGCCGCGTGCTGCTCTCGGTCGATCGCATGGACTACGCGAAGGGCATCGTCGAGCGGCTCGAAGCCTTCGAGCGGCTGCTCGAGCAGAGCGCCGAGGTCCGCCAGCACGTCACGCTCGTGCAGATCGGTGTGCCGAGCCGCGAGACGGTGGCGGCGTATCGTGACCTCCGGCAGCGGATCGAGGCCACGGTCGGCCGCATCCAGGGCCGCTTCGGCGGGCCCCGGAGAAAGCCCGTGCACCTCTTCGCGCGGACCTTGGATTCGACCGAGCTCGCCGCGTATTACCTCGCGGCCGACGCCGCGATCGTCACGCCGAAGCGCGACGGCATGAACCTCGTCGCCTTCGAGTACGTCGCCACGCGGCCGAGGCCGAACGGCCGGCTCTTGCTGAGCACGACCGCGGGCGCGGCCGACGTGCTGCCCGAGGCGCACCTCGTCAACCCCTACGACGAAGAGGGACTCGTGTCGGCGCTGGGGCACGTGGCCCTCGCGCCGGAGACTTCGAGTGACATCACGCGGATGGCTGCGCTCCAGGCCAGGGTCTCCCGGCTCTCCGTCGAAACGTGGGCCTCGGGCTTCCTCGCGCGGCTCGAACAGGTGACGGAGGAGCGCGTGCCTGCGCGGGCACGGGAGACGCGCTTTGCTGCGTCCGTGCGTGTCACACGCGCGCGCTGA
- a CDS encoding serine/threonine-protein kinase has translation MTLTPGQVIDDKYRIVRLLGTGGMGAVFEGENTRIKRRVAIKVLHASVSGSGETVARFEREAQAAGRIGSEHICEVLDLGVLPDQSRYMVMEYLDGETLSARIKRSGRLPPAQSIPLMAQVLDALGAAHAAGIIHRDLKPDNIFILPNKAGRVDFIKILDFGVSKFSQIGGEEMNVTRAGSVVGTPYYMSPEQARGMAVVDARSDIYALGVVLYQATTGQVPFRAETFNELLFKIALELPPPPQQFVPDLDPEFSLIIQRAMAREQVHRFQSCAEFKETLLAWQAARGGQSIVPGPRLPTQPPGVLAAPGPLTATPLPGVIPGVGMTTQPPGVPGMGVTGQTGTSLDGSQGTANAWGHTSGTATPKPSRAGAVVGGLVGLVLLSGLGVAGYLMLGKKESTQAGGSIPSASVAPLAPTTAATPATPPTPSAADVDPTPPDTKTAEPATSAAPTPTTSAAPLGTPSVKLGGPLPKPSATSTNKPNKGGTTGGDFGY, from the coding sequence ATGACGCTCACCCCCGGCCAAGTCATCGACGACAAGTACCGCATCGTCCGCCTCCTCGGCACGGGAGGGATGGGCGCGGTCTTCGAGGGTGAGAACACGCGGATCAAGCGCCGCGTCGCCATCAAGGTCCTGCACGCGAGCGTCTCCGGCTCCGGCGAGACCGTCGCGCGTTTCGAGCGCGAAGCGCAGGCCGCGGGGCGCATCGGCTCGGAGCACATTTGCGAGGTGCTCGACCTCGGCGTTCTCCCCGACCAGTCGCGCTACATGGTCATGGAGTACCTCGATGGCGAGACCTTGAGCGCGCGGATCAAGCGCTCGGGCCGCCTCCCGCCGGCGCAGAGCATCCCGCTCATGGCGCAGGTCCTCGACGCGCTCGGCGCCGCGCACGCCGCGGGGATCATCCATCGCGATCTCAAGCCCGACAACATCTTCATCCTGCCGAACAAGGCGGGCCGCGTCGACTTCATCAAGATCCTCGACTTCGGCGTCTCGAAGTTCTCGCAGATCGGCGGCGAAGAGATGAACGTGACGCGGGCCGGCTCGGTCGTCGGCACGCCCTACTACATGTCGCCCGAGCAAGCACGCGGCATGGCCGTCGTCGACGCGCGCAGCGACATCTACGCGCTCGGCGTCGTGCTCTACCAGGCGACGACGGGACAGGTCCCCTTCCGCGCCGAGACCTTCAACGAGCTGCTCTTCAAGATCGCGCTCGAACTGCCGCCTCCGCCGCAGCAGTTCGTCCCGGACCTCGATCCCGAGTTCTCCCTGATCATCCAGCGCGCCATGGCCCGCGAACAGGTGCACCGCTTCCAGTCGTGCGCCGAGTTCAAGGAGACGCTCCTCGCCTGGCAAGCCGCGCGTGGTGGACAAAGCATCGTCCCTGGCCCGCGTTTGCCGACGCAGCCCCCCGGCGTGCTCGCCGCCCCCGGCCCGTTGACGGCGACGCCGCTGCCCGGCGTGATCCCGGGCGTCGGGATGACGACGCAGCCGCCTGGCGTGCCCGGCATGGGCGTGACCGGACAAACCGGCACCTCGCTCGACGGCTCGCAAGGCACGGCGAACGCGTGGGGCCACACCTCGGGCACGGCCACGCCGAAGCCGTCCCGCGCGGGCGCGGTCGTGGGCGGGCTTGTCGGGCTCGTCCTGCTCTCGGGCCTCGGCGTCGCCGGGTACCTGATGCTCGGCAAGAAAGAGTCGACGCAAGCCGGAGGCTCGATCCCATCCGCGAGCGTCGCCCCGCTCGCCCCGACGACCGCGGCCACGCCGGCCACGCCGCCGACCCCGAGCGCCGCGGACGTCGACCCCACGCCGCCGGACACGAAGACGGCGGAGCCCGCCACGAGCGCGGCGCCGACCCCGACGACCTCGGCGGCTCCGCTCGGGACCCCCTCGGTGAAACTCGGCGGTCCTCTCCCCAAGCCCTCCGCGACGTCGACGAACAAGCCGAACAAGGGCGGCACGACGGGCGGCGACTTCGGATACTGA
- a CDS encoding phosphodiester glycosidase family protein, producing MTAPETEKKKKPRRWRRRVGIGLGVTLVAGGATWWAIHNVPGFGPALADGVRAVLGPSVVAWIEDTAYGLADRVNVWRHGDEAPTTFWEAPASASAALPAAPAPEVVPAKADIADASAPEAPSFPPPRFEPPFTNVAATGDGTWLVMQDGSRAGEPPVMVKGVVHPDPKRGFAAVAVVAMDLTRVVVRLVAGTTEPVSQNVPLSERPGLVPATEHPDLIAAFNGGFKALHGQYGMMIGGKTFLPPRDIACTVGLYRDNTIRIGTWPTLAPTEAQMAAYRQTPACLVEGGELNTKLTEYNKNWGATVSGETVIRRSAIGIDAAGRTLFYALGEAVTAQSLARAMKAAGARDAAQLDVNYAYPRFLLFEHPPAAERRVASSLVPHVDYRAHDYVKDPSPRDFFYVTRRSP from the coding sequence GTGACCGCCCCCGAGACAGAAAAGAAGAAGAAGCCGCGGCGCTGGCGACGGCGCGTGGGCATCGGCCTCGGCGTGACGCTCGTCGCGGGGGGGGCGACGTGGTGGGCGATCCACAACGTGCCGGGCTTCGGCCCCGCACTCGCGGACGGCGTGCGCGCGGTGCTCGGCCCCTCCGTGGTCGCGTGGATCGAGGACACAGCCTACGGGCTCGCCGACCGCGTCAACGTCTGGCGTCACGGGGACGAGGCCCCCACGACGTTCTGGGAGGCCCCAGCCTCGGCCTCGGCCGCCCTGCCAGCCGCCCCCGCGCCCGAGGTCGTGCCCGCAAAGGCCGACATCGCCGACGCCTCCGCGCCCGAAGCCCCGAGCTTCCCCCCGCCACGCTTCGAGCCGCCCTTCACGAACGTCGCGGCGACGGGCGACGGGACATGGCTCGTGATGCAGGACGGCAGCCGCGCAGGCGAGCCGCCCGTGATGGTCAAGGGCGTGGTCCACCCCGATCCGAAGCGTGGCTTCGCCGCAGTGGCCGTCGTCGCCATGGACCTGACGCGCGTCGTGGTCCGCCTCGTCGCAGGCACGACCGAGCCCGTCTCCCAGAACGTGCCGCTCTCGGAGCGCCCCGGCCTCGTCCCGGCCACCGAGCATCCGGACCTCATCGCAGCCTTCAACGGCGGCTTCAAGGCGCTGCACGGGCAATACGGGATGATGATCGGGGGCAAGACGTTCCTGCCCCCACGCGACATCGCCTGCACGGTGGGGCTCTACCGCGACAACACGATCCGCATCGGCACCTGGCCCACGCTCGCGCCCACCGAGGCGCAGATGGCAGCGTACCGGCAAACGCCCGCATGCCTCGTCGAAGGCGGCGAGCTCAACACGAAGCTCACCGAGTACAACAAGAACTGGGGCGCGACGGTCAGCGGCGAGACGGTGATCCGCAGGTCCGCGATCGGCATCGACGCCGCAGGGCGCACGCTCTTCTACGCACTCGGCGAGGCCGTCACGGCGCAATCCTTGGCGCGCGCGATGAAGGCCGCAGGCGCGCGCGACGCAGCGCAGCTCGACGTGAACTACGCCTATCCGCGCTTCTTGCTCTTCGAGCACCCGCCCGCCGCAGAGCGCCGCGTCGCCTCATCCCTCGTGCCGCACGTCGACTACCGCGCACACGACTACGTGAAGGACCCCTCCCCGCGCGACTTCTTCTACGTCACGCGCCGCAGCCCGTGA
- a CDS encoding aminopeptidase P N-terminal domain-containing protein, with protein sequence MNIFAERRKQLLERLQGVLVLPAAPELIRNNSVHHEYRQDSDFHYLTGFGEPEAVLLLAPKHPEHKVVLFVRKRDPEREKYDGARAGVEGAKAAFGADAAFTIDQLDDKLLDYLEGYHRLYYKLGQSRSLDDRVLRARELLRMKGTRTKKTWPTEIVEPGNVLHEMRAVKSEAELGFMRRAAAITREAHLGSMRLAAPGRYEYEVEAQIREVFRRNGAERTAYTPIVGAGPNATILHYHANRKQLVDGELLLIDAGCEYEYYASDVTRTFPVNGTFSPVQRRLYEIVLAAQMAAIEAVKPGVTVDALHDITVRTLVEGFVREGLLSGDVNEIIEKETYKRLYPHRTSHWLGMDVHDVGHYYRDGEARPLEPGMVLTIEPGIYVAPDDEKAPAEYRGIGIRIEDDILVTATGYENLTADIPKAPDEVERACRDA encoded by the coding sequence ATGAACATCTTCGCCGAACGCCGCAAGCAACTGCTCGAGCGACTGCAAGGCGTGCTCGTTCTTCCGGCGGCGCCGGAGCTCATCCGCAACAACAGCGTCCACCACGAGTACCGCCAGGACTCCGACTTCCACTACCTCACGGGCTTCGGCGAGCCCGAGGCCGTGCTCCTTCTGGCCCCGAAGCACCCGGAACACAAGGTGGTTCTGTTCGTGCGCAAGCGGGATCCGGAGCGCGAGAAGTACGACGGGGCCCGCGCGGGCGTGGAGGGCGCGAAGGCCGCGTTCGGCGCGGACGCGGCGTTCACCATCGACCAGCTCGACGACAAGCTCCTCGACTACCTCGAGGGCTACCACAGGCTCTACTACAAGCTCGGCCAGAGCCGGTCCCTCGACGATCGCGTGCTCCGCGCGCGGGAGCTCCTCCGGATGAAGGGGACGCGGACCAAGAAGACGTGGCCGACGGAGATCGTGGAGCCGGGCAACGTGCTGCACGAGATGCGCGCGGTGAAGTCGGAAGCGGAGCTCGGCTTCATGCGACGCGCCGCGGCGATCACGCGCGAAGCTCACCTCGGGTCGATGCGGCTCGCGGCGCCGGGTCGCTACGAGTACGAGGTCGAAGCGCAGATCCGCGAGGTGTTCCGGAGGAACGGCGCGGAACGCACCGCGTACACGCCCATCGTGGGCGCCGGGCCGAACGCGACGATCCTGCACTACCACGCGAACCGGAAGCAGCTCGTCGACGGAGAGCTGCTGCTCATCGATGCAGGATGCGAGTACGAGTACTACGCGTCCGACGTGACGCGGACGTTCCCCGTGAACGGGACATTTTCGCCCGTGCAGCGGAGGCTTTACGAGATCGTGCTCGCCGCGCAGATGGCCGCGATCGAGGCCGTGAAGCCGGGCGTGACGGTGGACGCGCTGCACGACATCACGGTGCGGACGCTCGTCGAGGGCTTCGTTCGCGAGGGGCTGCTCTCGGGTGACGTGAACGAGATCATCGAGAAAGAGACGTACAAGCGGCTCTACCCGCACCGCACGAGCCACTGGCTCGGCATGGACGTGCACGACGTGGGACACTACTACCGCGACGGCGAGGCGCGCCCGCTCGAGCCCGGGATGGTGCTGACGATCGAGCCGGGGATTTACGTGGCGCCGGACGACGAGAAGGCGCCCGCGGAATACCGTGGGATCGGCATCCGGATCGAGGACGACATCCTGGTCACGGCCACAGGCTACGAGAACCTGACGGCCGACATCCCGAAGGCGCCGGACGAGGTCGAGCGCGCCTGTCGAGACGCTTGA